Part of the Desulfobulbaceae bacterium genome, TTGGGCGGATGTCTGCCCATGATCTTGCAGATTCCAGTTTTCTTCGCTTTGTATAAGGTCCTGCTGCAAACGATTGAGTTGCGTCACGCGCCATTTATGCTGTGGATCACGGATCTGTCCGCGCCTGATCGTCTGTATATTGGTTTCGATATTCCTGGTCTTGGTGGAATTCCGGTTTTGACTCTGCTCATGGGGGCAAGTATGTTTTTGCAGCAGAAGATGACCCCTACGACCGGAGATCCAACTCAAGCGAAGATCATGATGTTCTTGCCGGTAATTTTCACCTTCATGTTTCTTAATTTCGCATCAGGTCTCGTCTTGTATTGGTTCGTTAACAATCTATTATCTATTGTTCAGCAATACTTTATCAATCGGTCAGTTGAACCCTGATCTGAGGTCGATAGGCGTAAGTGATCACGGGGGAGCGATCAGAAAAATTGCACTCCATCCCAGGCTGTATCCGATTGTATCCGGTATACTGTGACAAAGGAATAACCATGGTAAGCAAGAAAAAAGAATATAAGGGAAAAAATATTGATGAGGCGATAGCCTCAGCCTGTAGTGATTTCGAAGTGAGCCAGAACGAACTCGACATTGAAGTTCTGGCCACCGGTTCTGCCGGGATCTTTGGTTTAGGTAGAAAGAAGGCGGTAATACTTGTCTCTCGTAAGGATTCGGCCCATGAATTGGAAGAAGGCGCCGAAACTTTGGTCAAGGGTAAACGTCATCATCCCCGCAAACCCAAAGAGGCAACGGTCCCTGACTCAGAGATCCGGGCGAAGTCTCAAGCGACAGAAAAACCTCGACGGCATGAGGCTAGAAAGGAAACTCCTGCTGCCCATTCCATACCATTCGGAGAACCGACAGGGGCAAGGCGAGGGAGCACGAAGCAAGAACGAGGAGAGAGTGTCAGGTTTGATGATCGACCCTCTCATCCGCCAGCTCAGGAGGTGCTTGATGAGATTAAAGAGTTGACTCAGACCGTGCTCCGGCTGATGGGGTATGAGGCGGACGTGACCCTCTCCGTGGAAAACCATAAGGTTGCGGTTCATATTCAAGGGGGAGAGAACCACGAGGTTATTGTAGGCCGAGAAGGGAGCACTCTTGATGCCTTGCAATACCTGTTGCGCAAGATTGTCAGTCAGAAATTCCCCGAAAAGATTACTCTCTCCCTTGATGCTGGCACCTACCGTCAGGATCGGCAAAAGGAACTTGAGCAATTGGCACTTGAGCTTGCCCAGAAAGTCAAGGACACCGGGAAAAGCCAGATGATCAGCGCTTTGAACCCGGCTGAGCGGCGCATGGTTCATGTGGTTCTTCAGGATGACACTGCGATTCGCAGCGCCAGTATCGGCGAAGGATTGTTTAAAAAGGTCCGGATTTATCTGCCCGGCAAGGGCCGAAAGAGATCCGGACGAGGCGGAGGAGAGTCATCCGGTAAGGAGGAATAGAAATTTGTTTCTTCACCTCTTCGCTAC contains:
- a CDS encoding membrane protein insertase YidC, which encodes LPILKEAGANLDKVINFGWFDVIAKPTLFLLNFLHHYLHNYGVAIILVTIIFKLLFWPISHKGMKSMKTMQKIQPKMAKLREKYKDDTERLNQEMMTLYKTYKVNPLGGCLPMILQIPVFFALYKVLLQTIELRHAPFMLWITDLSAPDRLYIGFDIPGLGGIPVLTLLMGASMFLQQKMTPTTGDPTQAKIMMFLPVIFTFMFLNFASGLVLYWFVNNLLSIVQQYFINRSVEP